A stretch of Pseudomonas sp. LS.1a DNA encodes these proteins:
- the azu gene encoding azurin, whose product MFAKAVAVSLLTLASASVFAAECSVTVDSTDQMSYNTKEITVDKSCKEFTVKLTHSGNLPKNVMGHNLVISKTADMQGIATEGMSQGLEKDYIKADNAAIIAHTKMIGAPEKETEVKFDTTKLEAGGDYSFFCTFPGHISMMKGKVVVK is encoded by the coding sequence ATGTTTGCGAAAGCTGTAGCGGTATCCCTGCTGACCCTCGCCAGCGCCTCTGTCTTCGCAGCCGAGTGCTCGGTGACTGTCGACTCCACCGACCAGATGTCCTACAACACCAAGGAAATCACCGTCGACAAGAGCTGCAAGGAATTCACCGTCAAACTGACCCACTCCGGCAACCTGCCGAAGAACGTCATGGGCCACAACCTGGTGATCAGCAAGACTGCCGACATGCAGGGCATTGCCACCGAAGGCATGAGCCAGGGTCTGGAAAAGGACTACATCAAGGCTGACAACGCCGCGATCATCGCCCACACCAAGATGATCGGCGCGCCTGAGAAGGAAACTGAAGTGAAGTTCGACACTACCAAGCTGGAAGCCGGTGGCGACTACAGCTTCTTCTGCACCTTCCCGGGCCACATCTCGATGATGAAGGGCAAGGTCGTCGTCAAGTAA
- a CDS encoding branched-chain amino acid ABC transporter substrate-binding protein, with the protein MSQTFYKKGFLALAVATALGVSSYVQADVKIGVAGPMTGANAAFGEQYMKGAQAAADKINAAGGVNGEKIVLVKGDDACEPKQAVAVANRLVDQDKVIGVVGHFCSSNTIPASEVYDEAGVIAITPGSTNPQVTERGLGAMFRMCGRDDQQGIVAGDYIVDVLKGKKVAVLHDKDTYGQGLADATKAQLEKRGVKPVLYEGLTRGEKDFSAVVTKIRSTGADVVYFGGLHPEAGPLVRQLREQGLKDVKFMSDDGIVTDELVATAGGAQYVDGVYMTFGADPRLLPDSKAVVEEFRKAGTEPEGYTLYAYASLQALAAAFNGAKSNKGEAAAEWLKANPVQTVMGEKKWDKKGDLTVSDYVVYQWDKDGKYHQLEKQK; encoded by the coding sequence ATGTCGCAGACGTTTTACAAGAAAGGTTTCCTGGCTCTGGCCGTAGCTACGGCACTGGGTGTTTCTTCGTATGTTCAGGCCGACGTCAAGATCGGTGTAGCGGGCCCGATGACCGGGGCTAACGCAGCGTTTGGCGAGCAGTACATGAAAGGTGCGCAGGCAGCGGCCGACAAGATCAACGCCGCCGGTGGCGTGAACGGCGAGAAAATCGTCCTGGTCAAGGGCGATGACGCCTGCGAGCCGAAGCAGGCCGTGGCCGTGGCCAACCGCCTGGTCGACCAGGACAAGGTGATCGGCGTGGTCGGCCACTTCTGTTCTTCCAACACCATCCCGGCCTCCGAGGTGTATGACGAGGCTGGCGTCATCGCCATTACCCCGGGCTCCACCAACCCACAGGTCACCGAGCGCGGCCTGGGTGCCATGTTCCGCATGTGCGGCCGTGACGACCAGCAGGGCATCGTCGCCGGCGACTACATCGTCGATGTGCTCAAGGGCAAGAAAGTCGCGGTATTGCATGACAAGGACACCTACGGGCAGGGCCTGGCCGACGCGACCAAGGCACAGCTGGAGAAACGCGGCGTCAAGCCGGTGCTGTACGAAGGCCTGACCCGTGGCGAGAAGGACTTCAGCGCCGTGGTCACCAAGATCCGCTCTACCGGTGCCGACGTCGTCTACTTCGGCGGCCTGCACCCGGAAGCCGGCCCTCTGGTACGCCAGCTGCGCGAGCAGGGCCTGAAGGACGTCAAGTTCATGTCCGATGACGGCATCGTTACCGACGAACTGGTGGCCACCGCCGGCGGTGCGCAGTACGTCGATGGCGTGTACATGACCTTCGGCGCCGACCCGCGCCTGCTGCCAGACAGCAAGGCGGTGGTGGAGGAGTTCCGCAAGGCCGGTACCGAACCTGAGGGCTATACCCTGTACGCCTATGCCTCGCTGCAGGCGCTGGCCGCCGCGTTCAACGGCGCCAAGTCGAACAAGGGCGAAGCGGCTGCCGAGTGGCTCAAGGCCAACCCGGTACAGACCGTCATGGGCGAGAAAAAGTGGGACAAGAAGGGCGACCTGACCGTGTCCGACTACGTGGTCTACCAGTGGGACAAGGACGGCAAGTATCACCAGCTGGAAAAACAAAAATAA
- a CDS encoding ATP-binding cassette domain-containing protein, whose product MSDDIILSVDNLMMQFGGIKALSDVSLKVRRNQIFALIGPNGAGKTTVFNCLTGFYKASGGRIELNVRGSHTNVIQLLGERFQAADFVSPTRFANRMYYKMFGGTHLVNRAGLARTFQNIRLFKEMSVVENLLVAQHMWVNRNLLAGVLNTKAYRKAESDALDHAFYWLEVVDLVDCANRLAGELSYGQQRRLEIARAMCTRPKIICLDEPAAGLNPQETEALSRMIRVLRDEHDITVVLIEHDMGMVMSISDHIVVLDHGNVIAEGAPQDIRHNPTVIAAYLGADEEELV is encoded by the coding sequence ATGAGCGACGATATCATTCTCTCGGTCGACAACCTGATGATGCAGTTCGGTGGCATCAAGGCGCTCAGCGATGTCAGCCTGAAGGTCCGGCGCAACCAGATCTTCGCCCTGATCGGCCCCAACGGCGCCGGCAAGACCACTGTGTTCAACTGCCTGACCGGCTTCTACAAGGCCAGTGGCGGGCGTATCGAGCTGAACGTGCGCGGCAGCCACACCAATGTCATCCAGCTGCTCGGCGAGCGCTTCCAGGCGGCGGACTTCGTCTCGCCGACGCGCTTTGCCAACCGCATGTACTACAAGATGTTCGGCGGTACCCACCTGGTCAACCGCGCCGGCCTGGCACGCACCTTCCAGAACATTCGCCTGTTCAAGGAAATGTCGGTGGTGGAAAACCTGCTGGTGGCTCAGCACATGTGGGTCAACCGCAACCTGCTGGCCGGGGTGCTCAACACCAAGGCTTACCGCAAGGCCGAGAGCGATGCGCTGGACCATGCGTTCTACTGGCTGGAAGTGGTCGACCTGGTCGACTGCGCCAACCGCCTGGCTGGCGAGTTGTCGTACGGCCAGCAGCGCCGCCTGGAAATCGCCCGGGCCATGTGCACGCGGCCGAAGATCATCTGCCTGGACGAACCGGCGGCTGGCCTGAACCCGCAGGAAACCGAGGCCCTCAGCCGCATGATCCGCGTGCTGCGCGACGAACACGACATCACCGTGGTGCTGATCGAACACGACATGGGCATGGTCATGAGCATTTCCGACCATATCGTGGTGCTCGACCACGGCAACGTGATTGCCGAAGGCGCGCCACAGGATATCCGCCACAACCCGAC
- a CDS encoding TIGR00730 family Rossman fold protein, whose protein sequence is MPVRSVCVFCGASIGANPAYREAAIALGQAIARRGLTLVYGGGAVGLMGTVADAAMAAGGEVIGIIPESLMNAEIGHKGLSRLEVVDGMHARKARMAELSDAFIALPGGLGTLEELFEVWTWGQLGYHAKPLGLLDVNGFYEKLGGFLDHIVEEGFVRQQHRAMLLLGQQPDELLDGMESFVAPVAPKWVDKKPD, encoded by the coding sequence ATGCCCGTACGTTCCGTTTGTGTGTTCTGCGGCGCCAGTATCGGCGCCAACCCTGCCTACCGTGAAGCGGCCATCGCGCTGGGCCAGGCGATTGCCCGTCGCGGCCTGACCCTGGTCTATGGTGGTGGCGCGGTCGGCCTGATGGGCACCGTCGCCGACGCGGCCATGGCGGCCGGCGGCGAAGTGATCGGGATCATCCCGGAAAGCCTGATGAATGCCGAAATCGGCCACAAAGGCCTCAGCCGCCTGGAAGTGGTCGACGGCATGCATGCGCGCAAGGCACGCATGGCCGAGCTGAGCGATGCCTTCATCGCCCTGCCCGGTGGGCTGGGTACGCTGGAGGAGTTGTTCGAGGTATGGACCTGGGGGCAATTGGGCTATCACGCCAAGCCGCTGGGACTGCTGGATGTGAACGGCTTCTACGAGAAGCTGGGCGGGTTCCTCGACCATATCGTCGAAGAAGGCTTCGTGCGGCAGCAGCATCGGGCGATGTTGCTGCTGGGGCAGCAGCCGGATGAGCTGCTGGACGGGATGGAAAGCTTTGTAGCGCCAGTGGCGCCGAAGTGGGTCGACAAGAAGCCCGATTGA
- the livM gene encoding high-affinity branched-chain amino acid ABC transporter permease LivM has protein sequence MSIAKTASVTETKGFDLKRSLLETIVAGLLALIVFGPVVGVVLDGYSFNAEPRRVAWLVGGVMLGRFLLSLYLQTAAGSRMLQGFESGGSGVHVRAPDYVSRLRYIIPALVVIAIVFPIFANKYLLTVVILGLIYVLLGLGLNIVVGLAGLLDLGYVAFYAIGAYGLALGYQYLGLGFWSVLPLAAIAAALAGCILGFPVLRMHGDYLAIVTLGFGEIIRLVLNNWLSFTGGPNGMPAPSPTFFGLEFGRRAKDGGVPIHEFFGFEYNANLKFVFIYAVLFIVVLAVLYIKHRLTRMPVGRAWEALREDEIACRSMGLNHVLVKLSAFTLGASTAGLAGVFFATYQGFVNPSSFTFFESALILAIVVLGGMGSTVGVVIAAFVLTVAPELLRSFSEYRVLLFGVLMVLMMIWRPRGLIRISRTGVTPRKGVAP, from the coding sequence ATGTCCATTGCCAAAACTGCCTCTGTTACCGAAACCAAGGGTTTCGACCTTAAACGCAGCCTGCTGGAAACCATCGTCGCCGGCCTGCTGGCACTCATCGTGTTTGGCCCGGTGGTCGGCGTAGTGCTCGACGGCTACAGCTTCAACGCCGAGCCGCGGCGAGTGGCCTGGCTGGTCGGCGGGGTGATGCTGGGGCGCTTCCTGCTCAGCCTGTACCTGCAGACCGCCGCCGGCTCGCGCATGCTCCAGGGCTTCGAAAGCGGTGGCTCGGGCGTGCATGTGCGCGCGCCGGACTACGTATCGCGCCTGCGCTACATCATCCCGGCGCTGGTGGTGATCGCCATCGTCTTCCCGATCTTCGCCAACAAGTACCTGCTGACCGTGGTCATCCTCGGTCTGATCTACGTGCTGCTGGGCCTGGGCCTGAACATCGTGGTCGGCCTGGCCGGCCTGCTCGACCTGGGTTACGTGGCGTTCTATGCCATCGGCGCCTACGGCCTGGCGTTGGGTTACCAGTACCTGGGCCTGGGCTTCTGGAGCGTACTGCCACTGGCGGCTATCGCTGCGGCGCTGGCAGGGTGCATCCTCGGCTTCCCGGTGCTACGGATGCACGGTGACTACCTGGCGATCGTGACCTTGGGCTTCGGCGAGATCATCCGCCTGGTGTTGAACAACTGGCTGTCGTTCACTGGCGGCCCCAACGGCATGCCGGCACCGTCGCCAACCTTCTTCGGCCTGGAGTTCGGCCGCCGGGCCAAGGACGGCGGGGTACCGATCCACGAGTTCTTCGGCTTCGAGTACAACGCCAACCTCAAGTTCGTGTTCATCTACGCGGTGCTGTTCATCGTCGTGCTGGCTGTGTTGTACATCAAGCACCGCTTGACCCGCATGCCGGTCGGCCGCGCCTGGGAAGCGCTGCGCGAGGACGAGATCGCCTGCCGTTCGATGGGCCTGAACCATGTGCTGGTCAAGCTTTCGGCGTTTACCCTGGGTGCCTCCACGGCCGGTCTGGCCGGTGTGTTCTTTGCCACCTACCAGGGCTTCGTCAACCCGTCGTCGTTCACCTTCTTCGAGTCGGCGCTGATTCTCGCCATTGTCGTGCTTGGCGGCATGGGCTCGACCGTGGGTGTGGTGATCGCGGCCTTCGTGCTGACCGTGGCGCCCGAGCTGCTGCGCAGCTTCTCCGAGTACCGCGTGCTGCTGTTCGGTGTGCTGATGGTGCTGATGATGATCTGGCGACCGCGTGGGCTGATCCGCATCAGCCGTACCGGTGTGACCCCGCGTAAAGGAGTGGCGCCATGA
- the pncB gene encoding nicotinate phosphoribosyltransferase, with product MSESAFAERIVHNLLDTDFYKLTMMQGVLHNYPDADVEWEFRCRNGEDLRPYLGEIRNQLERLSDLTLDDGQLAFLERITFLKPDFLRFLRLFRFNLRYVRLGIENDQLCLRLKGPWLHVILFEVPLLAIISEVRNRQLHPRMRLAEARDQLYRKFDWLRAHASDDELAELQVADFGTRRRFSSRVQEEVVRVLRDDFPGRFVGTSNVDLAWKLDIKPLGTMAHEWIMAHQQLGPRLIDSQIAALDCWVREYRGLLGIALTDCITMDAFLGDFDLYFAKLFDGLRHDSGEPVAWAEKAIAHYQKLGIDPMTKTLVFSDGLNLTRSLEIFRALRGRINVSFGIGTNLTCDIPGVAPMSIVLKMTDCNGAPVAKISDEAAKTQCRDENFVAYMRHVFKVPSKE from the coding sequence ATGAGCGAAAGCGCATTCGCCGAGCGCATCGTGCACAACCTGCTCGACACCGACTTCTACAAACTCACCATGATGCAGGGCGTGCTGCACAACTACCCGGACGCCGACGTCGAATGGGAATTCCGCTGCCGCAACGGCGAGGACCTGCGCCCCTATCTTGGCGAAATCCGCAACCAGCTCGAGCGGCTCAGCGACCTCACCCTGGATGACGGCCAACTGGCCTTCCTCGAACGCATCACCTTCCTCAAGCCCGACTTCCTGCGCTTTCTGCGCCTGTTCCGCTTCAACCTGCGCTACGTGCGCCTGGGGATAGAAAACGACCAGCTATGCCTGCGCCTGAAAGGCCCATGGCTGCATGTGATCCTGTTCGAAGTGCCGCTACTGGCGATCATCAGTGAAGTGCGCAACCGCCAGCTGCACCCGCGCATGCGCCTGGCCGAGGCCCGCGACCAGCTGTACCGCAAGTTCGACTGGCTGCGCGCACATGCCAGCGACGACGAACTGGCCGAACTGCAGGTGGCCGACTTCGGCACCCGCCGGCGCTTTTCCAGCCGCGTGCAGGAAGAAGTGGTGCGCGTGCTGCGCGACGATTTCCCGGGCCGCTTCGTCGGCACCAGCAACGTCGACCTGGCATGGAAACTGGATATCAAGCCGCTAGGCACCATGGCCCATGAATGGATCATGGCCCACCAGCAACTCGGCCCGCGACTGATCGACAGCCAGATCGCCGCGCTGGACTGCTGGGTGCGCGAGTACCGCGGCCTGCTCGGCATCGCCCTGACCGACTGCATCACCATGGATGCCTTCCTCGGCGATTTCGACCTGTACTTCGCCAAGCTGTTCGACGGCCTGCGCCACGACTCGGGCGAACCGGTGGCCTGGGCGGAAAAGGCCATTGCCCATTACCAGAAACTGGGTATCGACCCGATGACCAAGACCTTGGTGTTTTCCGACGGCCTCAACCTGACCCGCTCGCTGGAAATCTTCCGTGCCCTGCGCGGTCGCATCAACGTCAGCTTTGGCATCGGCACCAACCTGACCTGTGACATCCCGGGCGTGGCCCCGATGAGCATCGTGCTTAAAATGACCGACTGCAACGGCGCGCCGGTGGCGAAGATCTCGGACGAAGCCGCCAAGACCCAGTGCCGCGACGAGAACTTCGTCGCCTACATGCGCCATGTATTCAAAGTCCCCAGCAAGGAGTAA
- the nadE gene encoding ammonia-dependent NAD(+) synthetase yields MQAVQQEIAQALKVQPPFADAAALEAEVARRVAFIKDCLANARLKTLVLGISGGVDSLTAALLAQRAINELRAETGDKAYTFIAVRLPYHVQHDEHDAQACLDVIKADEVHTVDIAPAVKALAAEVVELKNGSPTLVDFVVGNVKARTRMVAQYTIAGARAGLVIGTDHAAEAVMGFFTKFGDGACDLAPLSGLVKNQVRAIARSFGAPESLVEKVPTADLEDLAPGKPDEASHGVTYQQIDAFLHGQPVDQAAFDIIVATYRKTQHKRELPFAP; encoded by the coding sequence ATGCAAGCGGTTCAGCAAGAGATTGCCCAGGCGCTGAAGGTACAGCCGCCGTTCGCCGACGCCGCCGCGCTCGAGGCCGAAGTCGCCCGGCGCGTGGCGTTCATCAAGGATTGCCTGGCCAACGCCCGGCTCAAGACCCTGGTGCTGGGCATCAGCGGCGGCGTCGACTCGCTGACCGCCGCCCTGCTCGCCCAACGCGCCATCAACGAGTTGCGCGCAGAAACCGGTGACAAGGCCTATACCTTCATCGCGGTGCGCCTGCCCTATCACGTGCAGCACGATGAGCATGACGCCCAGGCCTGCCTGGACGTGATCAAGGCCGATGAAGTGCACACCGTCGATATCGCCCCGGCGGTGAAGGCGCTGGCAGCTGAGGTCGTGGAACTGAAGAATGGCTCGCCGACGCTGGTGGACTTTGTCGTGGGCAACGTCAAGGCACGCACGCGCATGGTCGCCCAGTACACCATCGCCGGTGCCCGCGCGGGCCTGGTGATCGGTACCGACCACGCCGCCGAGGCGGTGATGGGCTTCTTTACCAAGTTTGGTGATGGCGCCTGCGACCTAGCGCCGCTGAGCGGGCTGGTGAAGAACCAGGTGCGGGCGATTGCGCGCAGCTTTGGTGCGCCGGAGTCACTGGTGGAGAAGGTGCCGACTGCGGACCTGGAAGACCTGGCGCCGGGCAAGCCGGACGAAGCGTCCCATGGCGTGACCTACCAGCAGATCGATGCCTTCCTGCATGGGCAGCCGGTTGACCAGGCAGCGTTCGACATCATCGTCGCCACCTACCGCAAGACCCAGCACAAGCGCGAACTGCCGTTCGCCCCTTGA
- a CDS encoding ABC transporter permease subunit has translation MDGIFLQQLVNGLTLGSVYGLIAIGYTMVYGIIGMINFAHGEVYMISAYLAAISLALLAYFGIESFPLLMLGTLLFTIVVTGVYGFTIERIAYKPLRNSTRLAPLISAIGISLILQNYAQISQGARQQGVPTLLEGAMRIEVGTGFVQLTYTKIFILVAAFVGMGLLTYVIKYTKLGRMCRATQQDRKMASILGINTDRVISYVFVIGAVMAALAGVLITMNYGTFDFYAGFIIGIKAFTAAVLGGIGSLPGAMLGGIILGISESLFSGLINSDYKDVFSFSLLVMILIFRPQGLLGRPLVAKV, from the coding sequence ATGGATGGTATTTTCCTGCAGCAACTGGTCAACGGCCTGACCCTCGGGTCGGTCTATGGCCTGATCGCCATCGGCTACACAATGGTCTATGGCATCATCGGCATGATCAACTTCGCGCACGGCGAGGTGTACATGATCTCCGCGTACCTCGCGGCGATCAGCCTGGCATTGCTGGCTTATTTCGGTATCGAGTCGTTCCCACTGTTGATGCTGGGCACCCTGTTGTTCACCATTGTCGTCACCGGCGTGTACGGCTTCACCATCGAACGCATCGCCTACAAACCCCTGCGTAACTCCACCCGCCTGGCACCGCTGATCAGTGCCATCGGTATTTCGCTGATCCTGCAGAACTACGCGCAGATCAGCCAGGGCGCCCGCCAGCAAGGCGTGCCGACCCTGCTCGAAGGCGCCATGCGCATCGAAGTCGGCACCGGCTTCGTGCAACTGACCTACACCAAGATCTTCATCCTGGTGGCGGCCTTTGTCGGCATGGGCCTGCTCACCTACGTAATCAAGTACACCAAGCTCGGCCGCATGTGCCGTGCCACCCAGCAAGACCGCAAGATGGCCTCGATCCTGGGCATCAACACCGATCGGGTGATCTCCTACGTGTTCGTCATCGGTGCGGTGATGGCCGCCCTGGCCGGTGTGCTGATCACCATGAACTACGGCACCTTCGACTTCTACGCCGGCTTCATCATCGGCATCAAGGCGTTCACCGCCGCGGTGCTCGGCGGGATCGGCTCCCTGCCTGGCGCCATGCTCGGCGGGATCATCCTGGGCATTTCCGAGTCGCTGTTCTCTGGCCTGATCAACTCCGACTACAAGGACGTGTTCAGCTTCTCGCTGTTGGTGATGATCCTTATCTTCCGCCCACAAGGCCTGCTGGGTCGCCCGCTCGTGGCTAAGGTGTGA